A part of Gemmatimonadaceae bacterium genomic DNA contains:
- a CDS encoding response regulator encodes MADSTATILLVEDNEDNLVIYSTILRHAGFDVLEARDGEAGIATAKEAQPSLILMDVSIPIVDGWEATRRLKSDPATSHIPIIAITAHAMPSDRQIAMEAGCDGYIAKPAEPRTVLAIVKQQLGQTAVK; translated from the coding sequence ATGGCCGACAGCACTGCCACGATTCTCCTCGTCGAGGACAACGAGGACAATCTCGTGATCTACTCGACCATTCTTCGCCACGCCGGGTTCGATGTGCTCGAAGCGCGCGACGGCGAAGCAGGCATCGCCACCGCGAAGGAAGCGCAGCCGTCGCTCATCCTGATGGACGTCTCGATTCCCATCGTCGACGGATGGGAAGCGACGCGCCGGCTCAAGTCCGATCCCGCGACGTCCCACATTCCGATCATCGCGATCACCGCGCACGCGATGCCGAGCGATCGGCAGATCGCGATGGAAGCGGGCTGTGATGGGTACATCGCGAAGCCGGCCGAACCGCGCACGGTGCTCGCCATCGTCAAACAGCAACTGGGGCAGACCGCCGTGAAGTGA
- a CDS encoding ferritin-like domain-containing protein — protein sequence MADESLQDIYVEQLKDLYSAENQILKALPKMAKGAASKELSSSFQEHEVQTRTHVERLEKIFSQLGEKPGGHKCKGMEGLLEEGDEVLEEHDESPARDAAMIAAAQRVEHYEIAGYGTVRTMANMLGFADQATLLQQTLDEEGLTDKKLTTLAETVVNVQAVSE from the coding sequence ATGGCCGACGAATCACTGCAGGACATTTACGTCGAGCAGCTCAAGGACCTGTATAGCGCCGAGAATCAAATACTCAAGGCGCTGCCAAAGATGGCGAAGGGCGCCGCGAGCAAAGAGCTCTCGAGCTCCTTTCAGGAGCACGAGGTGCAGACGCGCACGCATGTCGAGCGTCTCGAGAAAATCTTCTCTCAGCTCGGCGAGAAGCCGGGCGGCCACAAGTGCAAGGGCATGGAAGGCCTGCTCGAGGAAGGTGACGAGGTGCTCGAGGAGCATGATGAGAGCCCGGCGCGCGACGCGGCCATGATTGCCGCCGCCCAACGCGTCGAGCACTACGAGATCGCCGGCTACGGAACGGTGCGTACTATGGCGAACATGCTCGGCTTCGCCGATCAGGCGACGCTTCTGCAGCAGACGCTCGACGAAGAAGGGTTGACGGACAAGAAGCTCACCACGCTCGCCGAGACGGTCGTCAACGTGCAGGCGGTCTCCGAGTAA